TTGAAATTTTTGGCTAATGAGTTTGATTAAAACATGTAACAGACAAGAAGCTGGGGCATATATGGGCATCAATGACGTTCCAGACTACAATGAAGGGCTCATGATGGTAGAGTATCTTGATTCATTCGGAAACATTCCTGCAATAAACCCAGGAATCAGTACTAGTGTGCCACAGAATAACGATGTTGTCGTTCAAGACAGAGAGGTACTTACGTTACTTGTCAAGTGTTTTAAGGCGCATAGAATGGGTTTTGGTTGCTAATGCTAACTATCACCTGAAAACGTCACAGGGAGCTCTTGGAAATGACCAAGCACCAAATAATACAGACGACGATTCCATATTCATGTCGCTCGGAGAAATACCTTTGAGTAAGGCCACATCAGTTAGCTGTTTTACGTTCACCTTTAAAAGACCTTGCTTTATTCATCTGTCATGTATGTGTGTTGCAGCATTTTTGCAAACTTGGGACCAACCTCCAGCTCGAGGCTACGAGAAGCCTTTCTGATACGCCCTTCTTTCTTCTACTAGTATTACTATTAAGCCGCTGTCTGTGTAGCCATCTCGTTTGGTGCTAATCCCTCTGAGATGTAAAAGATTCAAAAGacttttgtgtttgtgtgtgtgtttatgaTTGTACCCTTGTAATTctctgtttattattattatccatGCGTCTCCCATGTTTTAGGTATACTTCAGTCTCCAACCTCTTACAAGTAATAACCCAAGCGCATGATGTTTATATACATGCATGTATTTGAGATTCAACATGATAAGTATGGGAGGAATCTTTTCTCagtatttgaaaatcaaataaaaaacattCTTCCCTTTTGTGCAAACAATTTCCATCAAAACAGGTAAGAAATCTGAGTGGGATCTAAacaatttgatttttgattCTAATATAATAAAGACGgagatgcttttttttttctctgaaatTCTAATATAATAAACAATTCTGATATAATATAGAATCGGACGGTCAAAAATGACTAATTGTTGCTGAGGGGGCAAAGGATCTCACCACGTGTCAGAATCAGCAACCCACACGTCcatttaagaataaaataaaatggaaaCGAATAACCGCAAagggaaaaataaaataaaaaggtgaaAAAAGTTTCCGGCGACGAAAGTTTCTACATTTGAACGAGCACGTATGATGATGATAGATTAGAGATCTGCGAATCCCATCGTCGTCGTGGGATTAGGGTTTCGCATCCTCCTTCGATCTCATCGAATCACCTTACCTCCGATTCAGTTCGCGCGCGCgcgcgtgtgtgtgtgtgtgtgttcgaTCGAGCTGGATCCTCTCTAATCTATGTtggatttgattatttcatttcGTGATCGTTGCTTCTCTCTCTCGCGCACCCTTGATTCAGTGGATGGTTCTCACTTTCCTTGAATTGTAACTTTGTTTGAGTTGACTTTTGATTTGATTGCGTATCGTTGAATTTGGGGTTTTGATGGATTTGGAGAGTGAAAGCTCTGCGCTTGAGTCTATTGGTGATAATGGTTTGATCCAACAAGCTTCCATCAAcactgctgctgctgctgctgatgatgatgataatggtaGGAGTTTGGATCAGGGGTCCTTCTCTGACGACAGTGTGAAGCTTGTTTCGACGAGAAGTGGTGAAAACGAATCATCTGGTAAAGCGTTGAACTTTGATTCGGTAGGTGGTGGTTCTCACTCTCCGGTTCTTTCAAAAGGGCGTGGTTTGAGGAAATGGAGGCGGATCAGGAGAGACCTTGTGAAAGACACGTCTGGTGATATGGAGAATAGTAAAGTTCTGAAGAGAGGCTTGTCTGGTTCTGCTGCTCATTCGCACGGTAATAAGCAGATGCTGTTTCAGTCACCGGAGTTTGAGCAAGAGAGTCAGGGATCTGTTGGGTCTGTGAATATGTTGAAAAGTGGCGGTTTTGATGATGCTAGGTTTATGGCAGGGATTGGTTTTTCAGCTGGTGTTGTTGGTTTAGGAAAGGATGATGATCGGagtagtaagtcttctacaccAATGATTATTAGTTCAGGTGGTCAGAGAGGGAAAGATCGGGTAGAGAATAGTAAGAAGCATAGAGGAGAAAGTGTCGAGAAGGAGAACTCTCATTCCAGCTtggaatctgattcaagaaaGCCGAGTGGAAGCATGATGATGAACCACAAGGGAATGATTGGTGATGAAGCTGATATGAATGGAGAAACTTCAAAGAGAAATGACGATgctgaaggagaaggagaaggagaagagtcaATAAACAATAACAATGGTTTTTCGGAGGAACAAGATCCGTTAACAGAGGCTATTGATGGTTTCCTCACCTTGCAAGAAGCTCTTGAAAAAGGTATCCACTGTAATTTTTGCTGTTGCTATCTGTCACTGAAACTTGGACTATGTTTTACTGCTGTTTCCATACAAGTTTCTTGTTATTAGTCCTTATGCAATTTCATGTGCAGAGGTTCAGCAATACCGGGAGATCGGGAAGGAAACGATGGCACAGCATCATGAGGGAGCTAGTGAGATAAGCTCACCTGGCTCAGAGATTGTAGCCTTGGTGAACACTGTTGGACAGCTGGAGATCAAGCTAGAAGAAACAAGGTCCATGCTTGAGGTGAAAGAATCACACATTCGTGAGCTTGAATCCACCACGAACCAAAACAAACGCTCGTGTGGAGAATCAGGAAACGTTTCAGAGACGGTGGTCGAAGATATCTTCCGGCAAAAGATTGAAGCCGAGATTGAATATCTGATATATTCAAGATCTGTTGATAACTTGAATCATCAGATGAAGCTGGTTGAAACAcaagagtcattggcagaggagcaAGCTTATGAGACACTGAACAGCTTGGACAAAGTTCAAACGAAGGCTGCGAGTTTAAGAAACAGAGCTCAAGACCTGCAAAACGAGTGCGTAGAAACCACAGGAAGCATCAAGAAGAGAGCATGTAAGATTACTTCATGCTTTCTTATACAATTAGTATTACTGCTAATGGTAGTTATGGTGTTCATGTCTCAATTGGTGCCGGAGTCTTCTGATATCGTTGTTGTACCCACCTGaccttttttgggtttttttggtAGGAAACTGAGTTCTTTATTTTCTTGGCTTTTTGCATGTCGTGTTAGCGTTTCAGCTATAGAGTTTTGGCGTCTGGTTATAGAATTAAAAGACATGCTACTTTATATTTTGTTGGAATAAAATTCTACAGTTGGATAATGGTCATGTGGCTGAACATTAATGTCTTTGCACAGTCACTGTTCATGTTGTTGATTTGATTCGTCAGTCATCACGTAAGGACATGCAAACTCTTTAAAACGCCGATCAATATTCTTTCGCTGGAAACGCCAGACCTTTGCACGGTCTTAGTCATAGCGGTGTAGAGTGTAGTTTATATATTCGAAAGTTGTTCAGTTCACTTTCTGTTACCAACCAAACATAGAAAAGGGAATAAAAAAAGAGTGATGTGTCACACCACTTCTATACACAGCCGAGTAAATAACCGATCcgtaaaccaaaccgaaatgtATTATTGTTGAAGTTAATTCAATTTTGAAAAGCCAAATCTAACCCGGGATTAATATAAGAGAAACAATAGTACAATTTGATTTTAAGGGCATCATTCATTAGTGGTAGAACAGATACCAATCTCTcaagtattaaaatattaatcttttgtttatttaattatttttaaacttttaaaagcTATTGAATCAAGTTTGATTGACAAGTGTAGAGTGTATCTCTCAAATGAGAGCTTTTCATGCTCTCtcctgatttttatttattttatacatgAGAACA
The Brassica napus cultivar Da-Ae chromosome A1, Da-Ae, whole genome shotgun sequence DNA segment above includes these coding regions:
- the LOC106445223 gene encoding WPP domain-interacting protein 1-like; the encoded protein is MDLESESSALESIGDNGLIQQASINTAAAAADDDDNGRSLDQGSFSDDSVKLVSTRSGENESSGKALNFDSVGGGSHSPVLSKGRGLRKWRRIRRDLVKDTSGDMENSKVLKRGLSGSAAHSHGNKQMLFQSPEFEQESQGSVGSVNMLKSGGFDDARFMAGIGFSAGVVGLGKDDDRSSKSSTPMIISSGGQRGKDRVENSKKHRGESVEKENSHSSLESDSRKPSGSMMMNHKGMIGDEADMNGETSKRNDDAEGEGEGEESINNNNGFSEEQDPLTEAIDGFLTLQEALEKEVQQYREIGKETMAQHHEGASEISSPGSEIVALVNTVGQLEIKLEETRSMLEVKESHIRELESTTNQNKRSCGESGNVSETVVEDIFRQKIEAEIEYLIYSRSVDNLNHQMKLVETQESLAEEQAYETLNSLDKVQTKAASLRNRAQDLQNECVETTGSIKKRACKITSCFLIQLVLLLMVVMVFMSQLVPESSDIVVVPT